In Candidatus Poribacteria bacterium, the following proteins share a genomic window:
- a CDS encoding TIM barrel protein, giving the protein MKIANAPCSWGVLEFELDGEAPGYTQVLDEMHAIGYLGTELGDWGFMPTEAEQLRAELAARELTMLGAFVAVALADEGTHAAGEASALRHARLLADTAGDTPFIVLSDDNATTEVRTRYAGRVRPEHGLTPTQWDTFVKGVHRIAQSVRDETGLRTVFHPHCAGYVETAAEMDTLMEHTDPNLIGLCFDTGHYRFGGGDPIEAFTRHAERVWHVHFKDCHPDIAARSRKNEWDYFASVENGVFCELGNGDVDFPAFLAELRKRSYDGWIVVEQDVLPGMGSPYESADRNLQYLNSIL; this is encoded by the coding sequence ATGAAAATAGCAAATGCCCCATGTTCGTGGGGTGTGCTTGAGTTTGAGTTGGACGGTGAAGCCCCCGGTTATACACAGGTATTAGACGAAATGCACGCTATCGGTTACCTCGGCACCGAGTTGGGCGATTGGGGGTTTATGCCGACAGAGGCGGAACAACTTCGCGCTGAACTTGCGGCGCGCGAGTTGACAATGCTGGGAGCGTTTGTAGCTGTCGCGCTCGCCGATGAAGGAACACATGCTGCAGGTGAAGCATCGGCACTGCGTCACGCACGCTTGTTAGCGGATACCGCTGGGGATACGCCGTTCATCGTGCTTTCAGACGACAACGCCACTACGGAAGTGCGTACCCGTTATGCTGGGCGTGTTCGTCCTGAGCACGGATTGACACCAACACAGTGGGACACTTTTGTGAAGGGTGTACACCGTATTGCTCAATCCGTCCGAGACGAGACAGGACTTCGCACTGTTTTTCATCCGCATTGTGCAGGGTATGTAGAAACAGCGGCGGAAATGGATACATTGATGGAACACACGGATCCTAACCTCATTGGGTTGTGTTTTGATACGGGACATTACCGATTCGGTGGTGGTGATCCGATTGAGGCATTTACCCGTCATGCCGAGCGAGTCTGGCACGTTCACTTCAAGGATTGTCATCCCGATATCGCTGCCCGTTCTCGCAAAAATGAATGGGATTATTTTGCGTCTGTGGAGAACGGCGTTTTCTGTGAGTTGGGCAACGGAGATGTTGACTTTCCTGCGTTCCTCGCGGAATTGCGGAAGCGGAGCTACGACGGTTGGATCGTGGTGGAGCAGGATGTCTTGCCGGGAATGGGCAGCCCTTATGAGAGCGCGGATCGGAATCTTCAGTATCTGAATTCAATTTTGTAG
- the iolG gene encoding inositol 2-dehydrogenase has protein sequence MKNPSRIGVGVIGAGRIGKLHIEHLAQNVPEAELLAICSLDPAGIASVAKQFNVPKTTSDYTTLLADPQIEAVLVASATDTHVEISQAAAKAGKHVFCEKPISLDLEQIDETLAIVEKADVKFQVGFNRRFDASFARVREAVASGEIGEPHIMRITSRDPAPPPIEYVKVSGGIFLDMTIHDFDMARYLIGDEVVEVYAVGGVRVDPQIGEAGDIDTAVITLRFQNGAIATIDNSREAVYGYDQRVEVFGSNGMVAAANPPTDTVIFSGSEGTRAASPPYFFVERYRPAFLAELQAFFRCIQEGTPPPVTGEDGRAPVVIGFAALRSLRENRPVLLSEI, from the coding sequence ATGAAAAACCCCTCAAGGATCGGTGTTGGTGTTATCGGTGCAGGACGTATCGGTAAACTGCATATTGAACATCTCGCCCAGAATGTCCCGGAAGCCGAACTGCTCGCGATTTGCAGCTTGGACCCCGCCGGTATCGCATCCGTTGCAAAGCAGTTTAATGTCCCAAAGACAACCAGCGATTATACAACGCTTTTGGCTGACCCACAGATTGAAGCGGTGTTAGTGGCATCCGCTACCGATACGCATGTCGAAATCAGCCAAGCCGCTGCAAAGGCGGGAAAACACGTCTTTTGTGAGAAACCGATCTCCTTGGATTTGGAACAGATTGATGAAACCTTGGCGATTGTGGAAAAAGCGGACGTTAAGTTTCAGGTCGGTTTCAATCGTCGGTTTGATGCGAGTTTCGCACGGGTCCGGGAAGCGGTTGCCTCTGGGGAGATTGGCGAGCCGCACATCATGCGGATTACGAGCCGAGATCCGGCACCACCACCGATCGAGTACGTCAAGGTCTCTGGCGGGATTTTTCTTGATATGACGATCCACGATTTCGATATGGCGCGCTATCTCATCGGAGACGAGGTTGTTGAGGTCTACGCTGTTGGTGGGGTACGTGTTGATCCGCAAATCGGCGAGGCGGGTGACATTGACACCGCGGTCATCACTTTACGATTCCAGAATGGAGCTATCGCAACGATTGATAACAGCAGAGAGGCTGTTTACGGTTACGACCAGCGGGTTGAGGTTTTCGGCTCAAACGGAATGGTTGCGGCGGCGAATCCACCGACAGATACTGTTATCTTTAGTGGTAGTGAAGGGACCCGCGCTGCGTCGCCTCCATATTTCTTTGTGGAGCGTTACAGACCGGCGTTTCTTGCTGAGTTGCAAGCATTCTTTAGGTGCATTCAGGAGGGGACACCGCCTCCGGTTACGGGTGAGGATGGACGTGCTCCTGTTGTAATAGGTTTCGCTGCATTGAGATCGCTTCGTGAAAACCGTCCTGTTCTTTTGTCGGAAATTTAG
- a CDS encoding ABC transporter ATP-binding protein, whose protein sequence is MPDIVVKTEDVVKEYRMGSNILRALDGINIEIERGEYISLMGPSGSGKSTLFNMIGALDQPTEGQVYIDGQNMSQLSQRQIAAFRCHRVGYIFQSYNLLPVRSAHGNVTLPLIFAGMPEKQRNERAEKLLDMVGLGDRMYHLPDELSGGQCQRVAIARALANDPSIILADEPTANLDTITGREIIDLIKRLNQEQGVTVISATHDLKMLDVSDRIVDIRDGLVERVRNRDEIEIEVGDVGGEHDGDAGAHD, encoded by the coding sequence ATGCCGGATATCGTTGTGAAAACAGAAGATGTTGTCAAAGAATATCGTATGGGTTCAAATATCCTTCGCGCTTTGGATGGCATCAACATTGAGATTGAACGCGGAGAGTACATCTCGCTAATGGGTCCCTCCGGCTCGGGGAAATCCACGCTCTTTAATATGATCGGCGCCCTTGATCAGCCGACAGAGGGTCAAGTTTACATCGACGGGCAAAACATGTCTCAACTTTCACAGAGGCAGATTGCGGCGTTTCGGTGCCACCGCGTGGGCTACATTTTCCAGAGTTACAACCTGCTGCCCGTGCGGAGCGCACACGGAAATGTAACACTACCGCTGATTTTTGCTGGCATGCCAGAGAAGCAACGTAATGAAAGAGCGGAGAAGCTGCTGGACATGGTGGGTTTAGGGGATCGGATGTATCACCTTCCCGATGAACTATCAGGTGGGCAATGTCAGCGCGTCGCTATCGCCAGAGCACTCGCCAACGATCCGAGCATCATTCTTGCTGATGAACCGACAGCAAACCTTGATACCATCACAGGACGCGAGATTATCGATCTGATTAAACGCTTGAATCAGGAACAGGGTGTCACTGTCATTTCTGCAACACACGACTTGAAGATGCTCGATGTTTCTGACCGGATCGTGGACATCCGTGACGGGCTTGTGGAACGTGTCAGAAATCGAGACGAGATTGAAATCGAAGTCGGTGATGTTGGCGGTGAGCACGACGGCGACGCGGGTGCACACGACTAA
- a CDS encoding FtsX-like permease family protein: MQQRAPIEEQIDLPFVESLRISFQSLKIRFGRSIITTAGITLGIAFLVSVWTNNEIGLALQESGRQSTINTFEDTTETGISTKDIWLIIMSLIVCVVGIANSMLMAVTERFREIGTMKCLGALDGFVVRLFLLESGFQGFSGALIGALIGTLGAVLLGLKDYGLDLFFYFPLLPAQPEDGATRLGVIVIILLGCILGMILAVIGSSFPAWRAAKLPPAEAMRTEV, translated from the coding sequence TTGCAGCAAAGAGCACCAATTGAAGAACAAATTGATCTCCCTTTCGTAGAATCGCTACGGATTAGTTTCCAGAGTTTGAAAATCCGCTTCGGGCGTTCAATCATCACGACGGCGGGTATTACGCTCGGTATTGCTTTCCTTGTCTCAGTGTGGACAAACAACGAAATCGGCCTCGCGCTACAGGAGAGCGGACGACAATCAACAATTAATACCTTTGAAGATACGACGGAAACAGGCATTTCCACAAAAGACATCTGGCTGATTATCATGTCTCTGATTGTCTGTGTTGTCGGTATCGCGAATTCAATGCTAATGGCAGTCACAGAACGCTTCCGCGAGATCGGGACGATGAAATGTCTCGGAGCGTTAGACGGGTTCGTGGTTCGACTGTTCCTGCTTGAATCGGGGTTTCAAGGGTTTTCAGGAGCACTCATCGGAGCACTCATCGGCACACTCGGGGCTGTGCTTTTAGGGCTTAAAGACTATGGGTTAGACCTATTCTTCTACTTCCCCTTGTTACCCGCGCAGCCTGAAGACGGAGCAACGCGACTCGGTGTTATTGTCATCATCTTACTTGGATGCATTCTGGGCATGATTTTGGCAGTTATCGGTTCATCGTTCCCCGCATGGCGCGCGGCGAAACTCCCGCCTGCCGAAGCAATGCGTACCGAGGTATAA
- the larB gene encoding nickel pincer cofactor biosynthesis protein LarB: MEIEKLKILLEQVKDGEVAVNDALQSLRTLPFEDLGFSKIDHHRQLRTGFPEVIFCEGKTIEHVKQISEHILAAGHPLLATRATPDMYEAVKEVQPTARYNALGRTIAVKQSEADEGITGILVVSAGTSDLPVAEEAVETALMMGNQPERLYDVGVAGLHRLISNHEKLLNARVIIVVAGMEGALPSVVGGLVNCPVIAVPTSIGYGASFGGLAALLGMLNSCASGVTVVNIDNGFGAGYSASLINQLKP; this comes from the coding sequence ATGGAAATTGAAAAGTTAAAAATCCTGCTTGAACAGGTTAAAGACGGAGAGGTTGCAGTGAACGATGCGCTTCAATCTCTCCGTACACTTCCTTTTGAAGACTTAGGATTTTCAAAAATTGATCACCATCGTCAACTTCGCACAGGATTTCCCGAAGTCATTTTCTGTGAAGGAAAGACGATTGAGCACGTCAAGCAGATTAGTGAACATATCCTCGCAGCAGGGCACCCACTCCTTGCAACCCGTGCCACCCCGGACATGTATGAGGCGGTGAAAGAAGTTCAACCCACAGCACGCTATAACGCGCTTGGACGAACCATCGCCGTCAAGCAATCTGAGGCAGATGAGGGCATTACAGGGATACTTGTTGTTTCTGCTGGCACATCCGACCTGCCAGTCGCCGAGGAAGCCGTTGAAACGGCACTGATGATGGGAAATCAACCAGAACGGCTTTACGATGTCGGCGTGGCTGGATTACACCGGTTAATAAGCAACCACGAGAAACTCCTGAATGCCCGTGTTATTATCGTCGTCGCAGGCATGGAAGGCGCGCTGCCGAGTGTCGTTGGCGGTTTGGTAAACTGCCCCGTCATTGCAGTCCCAACAAGCATCGGCTACGGTGCCAGTTTTGGTGGACTCGCCGCCCTGTTAGGGATGCTAAATAGTTGTGCCTCTGGTGTCACCGTTGTGAACATCGATAACGGTTTTGGTGCTGGTTATAGCGCGTCACTCATCAACCAACTCAAGCCATAA
- a CDS encoding YtxH domain-containing protein: MSNNGQNNGLAMIFAFFTGFMAGAVISLLYAPSSGKETRKKIRDTSVEAKNRTIEFANQASDSARQGVQTIVEQGKEGVHDIVDSGKERLQQATEQVKSAVETGRKVSADVRTKITGSIPGVGGDETDEEAPEEA; encoded by the coding sequence ATGAGTAACAATGGACAGAACAACGGACTCGCAATGATCTTCGCCTTTTTTACTGGTTTTATGGCAGGCGCGGTTATCAGCCTGCTCTACGCCCCGAGTTCTGGCAAGGAAACCCGCAAGAAGATTCGTGATACATCAGTCGAAGCGAAAAACCGGACGATTGAGTTCGCGAACCAAGCCTCCGATAGCGCGAGGCAAGGCGTACAGACCATCGTGGAACAGGGCAAAGAGGGCGTTCACGATATTGTAGACAGCGGAAAAGAACGCCTCCAGCAAGCAACCGAACAGGTGAAGAGTGCAGTAGAAACAGGACGTAAAGTCTCCGCAGATGTCCGCACCAAAATCACCGGGTCAATCCCAGGTGTTGGTGGCGACGAAACTGACGAAGAAGCTCCTGAGGAAGCCTAA
- the alaS gene encoding alanine--tRNA ligase: MTSDEIRASFLEYFRKNGHAVVPSASLIPADDPTLLFTNAGMNQFKDVFLGIGQREYTRAVDTQKCLRVSGKHNDLEEVGYSPSHHTFFEMLGNWSFGDYYKQEAIAFAWELVTELWQIPKERLWATVYLEDDEAEKLWLQETDIPLSRISRCDKDNFWEMGETGPCGPCSELFVDMGVEAYPETANDPNTGPNISDRFREIWNLVFIQYNRNESGALEPLPATHVDTGMGFERITSILQGVDSNYKTDLFTPLLTTIADLTDTAYFDDERGLPHRVIADHIRCLTFAIGDGVMPSNEGRGYVIRRILRRAVLYGKKLQMNEAFIYRLVDNVIDLLGDVFPDVLPRREFITRTIQGEEHRFHQTIERGLELLDQSFETLIEKKSTQLDGKRAFELYDTFGFPLDLTEMLARERGFTVDDAGFEQSMEAQRSRGRAAWEARGGTKDEEISIYAEVLKEHGKTEFVGYTQNNIEAEIVALIADAESIGSARQGDEVFVLLNRTPFYGESGGQVGDIGTIESQDAKLAVQDTLKPSADLVAHKCQVIEGEITPYTAVQAKIDTLHRSAVAVSHTATHLLHSGLRHVLGTHVGQAGSLVEAGRLRFDFSHYEAVSPEQMQEIEEFVNEKIRVNDALSISEMSLDAAKEKGALAFFGDKYGDIVRVVQAGEYSVELCGGTHVQATGELGFVKLMSESSIAAGVRRVEALTGPTAVTTVQEDTALLANVANLLKTPKTDLPERIERLLQEQRELEQQLQQLKSQHALANVSTLVEGATLVEDVRVVASLVADTDRNGLRRLVDELKTRLESGVVALAAVTGNEVAFVVGVTADLVKDRGLNAGKIVSELTQLADGRGGGRPELAQGGGKNPSKVNTAIAAASEIVGQQLQT; encoded by the coding sequence ATGACATCAGATGAAATCAGAGCCAGTTTTTTAGAATACTTCCGTAAAAACGGGCACGCAGTCGTACCGAGTGCTTCCTTGATACCAGCAGATGACCCGACGCTGTTATTCACCAACGCTGGGATGAACCAATTCAAGGACGTGTTTCTCGGCATCGGACAGCGGGAGTATACGCGCGCCGTTGACACACAAAAATGTCTGCGGGTCAGCGGTAAACACAACGATCTTGAAGAGGTCGGTTATTCACCAAGCCACCATACCTTCTTCGAGATGCTTGGAAACTGGTCGTTCGGCGACTATTACAAACAGGAAGCCATCGCCTTTGCATGGGAATTGGTGACCGAACTTTGGCAGATTCCGAAGGAACGTCTCTGGGCAACAGTCTATCTTGAAGATGACGAAGCAGAGAAACTTTGGCTCCAAGAGACAGATATCCCGCTCTCGCGTATCAGTCGCTGCGATAAGGACAATTTTTGGGAAATGGGAGAGACGGGTCCTTGCGGACCCTGCAGCGAACTTTTTGTTGATATGGGTGTTGAAGCCTATCCTGAAACCGCGAATGACCCGAACACCGGTCCGAACATCAGCGATCGGTTCCGAGAAATCTGGAATCTGGTGTTTATTCAATACAATCGGAACGAAAGCGGTGCGCTTGAACCGCTGCCAGCGACACACGTAGATACAGGCATGGGCTTTGAGCGGATTACCTCTATATTGCAAGGTGTCGATTCAAACTACAAAACAGACCTGTTTACACCGCTCCTGACAACAATTGCCGACCTAACAGACACCGCCTATTTTGATGATGAACGCGGTCTACCACACCGAGTTATCGCCGATCATATCCGATGTTTAACTTTTGCTATCGGCGACGGTGTTATGCCATCCAATGAGGGACGAGGCTACGTTATCCGCCGAATCTTACGACGCGCCGTGCTTTACGGTAAGAAATTACAGATGAACGAAGCCTTCATCTATCGGCTCGTTGACAACGTTATTGACCTGCTCGGCGATGTATTTCCCGATGTTCTACCGCGCCGCGAGTTTATTACCCGCACGATTCAAGGCGAAGAACACCGCTTTCATCAAACAATCGAACGTGGACTGGAACTGCTTGATCAATCATTTGAAACACTCATAGAAAAAAAGAGCACACAACTCGACGGAAAACGTGCGTTTGAGTTGTATGATACCTTCGGTTTCCCCCTCGATCTGACAGAGATGCTCGCTCGTGAGCGTGGGTTCACTGTTGACGACGCTGGGTTTGAACAGAGTATGGAGGCACAACGCTCGCGTGGGCGAGCAGCATGGGAGGCGAGAGGTGGCACCAAAGACGAAGAGATTTCTATTTACGCCGAAGTCCTTAAAGAGCACGGTAAGACGGAATTTGTCGGCTATACACAAAACAACATTGAAGCAGAAATCGTCGCTTTAATTGCGGATGCTGAGTCGATAGGCAGTGCACGGCAGGGAGACGAGGTATTTGTGCTCCTTAATCGAACGCCTTTCTACGGCGAATCGGGTGGACAGGTCGGTGACATCGGCACAATTGAGAGTCAAGATGCGAAGTTGGCTGTGCAAGATACGCTCAAACCTTCTGCGGACCTGGTTGCCCATAAGTGCCAAGTGATTGAAGGTGAAATCACACCCTATACTGCGGTGCAAGCAAAAATTGATACACTGCATCGAAGTGCCGTTGCAGTGAGCCATACAGCGACGCACCTTCTGCACAGCGGATTGCGGCACGTTCTTGGAACACATGTTGGACAAGCAGGTTCGCTCGTTGAAGCGGGTAGGCTGCGGTTTGACTTCTCACACTATGAAGCTGTTTCACCGGAACAGATGCAGGAGATTGAAGAATTCGTCAACGAAAAGATTCGCGTAAATGACGCACTGTCTATTAGTGAAATGTCGTTGGATGCGGCAAAAGAGAAGGGTGCCTTAGCCTTTTTCGGCGATAAGTATGGAGACATCGTGCGTGTCGTGCAGGCTGGTGAATACAGCGTTGAACTCTGTGGAGGCACCCACGTTCAGGCGACTGGCGAACTCGGCTTTGTGAAACTGATGAGCGAAAGCAGTATCGCTGCGGGTGTCCGACGCGTCGAGGCACTGACCGGTCCCACAGCCGTAACAACCGTCCAAGAGGATACTGCTCTACTCGCCAACGTAGCGAATCTGCTGAAAACGCCCAAAACCGATTTGCCCGAACGGATCGAACGATTGCTTCAGGAACAACGAGAATTGGAACAGCAGCTCCAACAACTCAAAAGTCAGCACGCACTCGCCAACGTCAGTACCCTCGTTGAAGGTGCGACGCTTGTTGAAGACGTACGGGTCGTGGCATCGCTCGTAGCAGACACAGATAGAAACGGATTGCGGCGGCTTGTTGATGAACTCAAAACCCGTTTAGAATCCGGTGTCGTCGCCCTTGCCGCTGTAACGGGAAACGAGGTGGCTTTTGTGGTCGGCGTAACCGCAGACCTCGTGAAGGACCGCGGTTTGAATGCGGGGAAAATCGTCTCCGAGTTAACCCAGTTGGCAGATGGTCGTGGTGGGGGACGCCCTGAACTCGCACAAGGCGGCGGCAAAAATCCGAGCAAAGTGAATACGGCAATTGCGGCAGCCAGCGAAATCGTAGGACAACAACTGCAGACTTGA
- a CDS encoding regulatory protein RecX produces MKQKITNIQAAPELPSHQQLFLNGSPFVVVHASLIEKFGLRIGLEIEAETIEKLIAADEVMRAKNYALRLIREEKDNTTADESEPSRPAAKSKIYTKNEMEQRLQREGFSTKAIATSIEELIRSGHIRDRKYAENWIARRQKSNPRGKTLLKHELIDKGIDQETAEQVVAKVETEDETKVALEIAQKRMKQYQRLPVHVAKRRLHGFLARRGFKSETVRQVLEQIF; encoded by the coding sequence ATGAAACAGAAAATCACCAATATTCAGGCAGCACCCGAATTGCCATCCCATCAACAACTCTTTCTGAACGGCTCTCCGTTTGTTGTAGTTCACGCATCCTTAATTGAAAAATTTGGCTTGCGCATCGGCTTAGAAATTGAAGCCGAGACTATCGAAAAGTTAATTGCAGCGGATGAAGTAATGCGTGCGAAAAACTACGCGCTAAGGTTAATCCGTGAAGAAAAAGACAACACCACAGCAGATGAATCAGAGCCTTCTCGTCCCGCAGCAAAGTCAAAAATTTACACCAAAAATGAGATGGAACAACGGCTTCAACGAGAAGGCTTCTCAACCAAAGCAATTGCGACATCCATTGAAGAGTTGATTCGTTCAGGACATATTCGCGACAGGAAATACGCAGAGAATTGGATAGCGCGCAGGCAAAAATCAAATCCGCGCGGGAAAACGCTGCTTAAGCACGAACTCATCGACAAAGGGATCGACCAAGAAACAGCAGAGCAAGTTGTAGCGAAAGTAGAAACCGAAGACGAAACGAAAGTCGCACTTGAAATCGCCCAAAAACGAATGAAGCAGTATCAGCGGTTACCGGTTCATGTCGCCAAACGTCGATTACACGGGTTTTTGGCACGACGCGGGTTCAAATCAGAAACCGTTCGACAAGTACTTGAGCAAATTTTTTAA
- a CDS encoding ThuA domain-containing protein has product MAKINTLVFAGGAIHDWKGCSDEIVNVLSQRDEFEITRVEEDLDALVSPNLDPYDLIVFYYTVGEISDAQKNGLLNHVASGKGYVGVHSAADSFRGCPEYRSMVGGYFVTHPRYRDYQVSIVDSEHEITQGLDEFVVTDEQYILDYDPRNHILASALWKGAAAPVAWTKNWGEGKVFYLALGHDPSACQHDMFGTLLERGALWAGSNGGE; this is encoded by the coding sequence ATGGCAAAAATTAACACACTCGTTTTCGCAGGTGGAGCGATCCATGATTGGAAAGGCTGCAGTGACGAAATCGTGAATGTGCTCTCACAACGCGATGAATTCGAGATTACCAGAGTCGAGGAAGACTTGGATGCCCTCGTCTCACCGAATTTAGATCCGTATGATCTCATCGTTTTCTATTACACGGTCGGTGAGATTTCGGATGCGCAAAAGAACGGCTTACTCAACCATGTCGCTTCAGGGAAGGGATATGTTGGTGTGCACTCTGCAGCAGATTCGTTCCGTGGGTGTCCCGAGTATCGCTCAATGGTAGGTGGCTATTTCGTTACACACCCACGCTACCGCGATTACCAAGTCAGTATCGTCGACAGTGAGCACGAAATTACACAAGGACTTGACGAGTTCGTCGTAACAGATGAGCAGTATATCCTTGATTACGATCCACGGAACCATATACTCGCATCAGCATTATGGAAAGGTGCCGCGGCACCAGTGGCATGGACAAAGAATTGGGGAGAAGGTAAAGTTTTCTACCTCGCACTCGGTCATGATCCTTCGGCGTGCCAGCATGACATGTTTGGAACGCTCTTAGAACGCGGCGCACTCTGGGCAGGTAGCAACGGCGGCGAATAG